The genomic DNA GACGACATGGCGTCGGCGGCGGCCTCGATCCATTCCGTATCCAGGCAGGCGCCGGGGCCGTAGTTGACGCTGCCGCCCGCCAGGCCGTCGCCGTGGGAGATCTCGACGGCGGCGACGCCGGCCCGGTCGAGCGCGGCGGCGATGTCACTCACCTGGGCGGTGGTATAGCGGTGCCTGATGGCGTGCATGCCGTCTCGCAGCGTCACGTCCTGCAGATAGAGCCTCATCGGGCCACCGTCCTGTCTGCGAGCTGATGCGGATTCATCGAAGAGCCATCCTCTCCGCGACGTGCAGAGCCGCTGATGTCATGATGTCCAGGTTCCCGGCGTATGCCGGGAGATAGTGGGCGGCGCCCTCGACCTCGAGGAATACCGAGACGAGCAGGCCTTCGCCGCCGAGGTCGGCCAGCGGGTCATCGGCCGCGACCGGCCGGAACTGCACTTCCTGTTTGAGCCGGTAGCCCGGCACGTACGCGCTGACCGCGGCGACCATCTGCTTGACCGACGCGGCGACCGCGGCCTCGTCACAGGCTTCGACGAGGCAGTACACGGTGTCGCGCATGATGACCGGAGGCTTGGCTGGGTTGAGCACGATGATCGCCTTGCCGCGACTCGCGCCGCCGACCTGCTCCAGGGCGCGGGCGGTGGTCTCGGTGAACTCGTCGATGTTGGCCCGGGTGCCGGGACCGGCCGACTTCGAGGCGATCGACGCGACGATCTCGGCGTAGCGGACGGGTGCCACGCGGGAAACGGCGGCGACGATCGGCACAGTGGCCTGTCCTCCGCACGTCACCATGTTGACATTGGGCAAACCCAGGTGATGGCTGTCCAGGTTGACCGCCGGTACCACATACGGGCCGACGGCGGCGGGTGTCAGGTCGACGACCTGTTTGCCGTGGGTGCGCAGGGCGGCGTAGTTGCGCCGGTGAGCGCCCGCGGAGGTGGCGTCGAGCACCACCGAGACCTCCTCGAAGCAGGGCAGTCCGATCAGGCCCTCGACGCCTTCGCTCGTGGTCTGCACGCCGAGCCGCCGTGCTCTGGCCAGGCCGTCGGAGCCGGGGTCGATCCCGGCCAGGGCGGCGACCTCCAGCGTCTGCGATGTCCTCATCACCTTGATCATCAGGTCGGTGCCGATGTTGCCCGAGCCGATGATCGCGATTTTGGCTCTGCTCATACCTCCTCTTTCCCGCCGCGGCAGAACCGGGCGAACTCAGTGCTCATCGAGCGTGCCAACTCATCCACATCCGGGCCCGCCCCTGTCAGCGGGCTCCCGTGGGTGCCGAAATAGAGGGGCACGTCCACGAGATGACACGCGCCCAGGGCGATCCCGCCGTAGCTCATGGGTGAGCGGTGCCGGCACACCAGGTGCCTGGCGGTACCTCGGTGGAACGTGACGACCTCTTCGGCGGGGCC from Streptosporangium sp. NBC_01756 includes the following:
- a CDS encoding acetaldehyde dehydrogenase (acetylating), giving the protein MSRAKIAIIGSGNIGTDLMIKVMRTSQTLEVAALAGIDPGSDGLARARRLGVQTTSEGVEGLIGLPCFEEVSVVLDATSAGAHRRNYAALRTHGKQVVDLTPAAVGPYVVPAVNLDSHHLGLPNVNMVTCGGQATVPIVAAVSRVAPVRYAEIVASIASKSAGPGTRANIDEFTETTARALEQVGGASRGKAIIVLNPAKPPVIMRDTVYCLVEACDEAAVAASVKQMVAAVSAYVPGYRLKQEVQFRPVAADDPLADLGGEGLLVSVFLEVEGAAHYLPAYAGNLDIMTSAALHVAERMALR